In one Halorubrum sp. CBA1229 genomic region, the following are encoded:
- a CDS encoding DUF555 domain-containing protein: MDCRVVVEAAVPVYDVGTADEAVRIAISKTGEMLNPDLSYVEIDTGTRTSPAGEELPPAFVAADEALVALELSMDVFNVERAEHASRVARKEIGQRLRNIPLTVLDVEEIESDEEREDADESDAPDEEP, encoded by the coding sequence ATGGACTGCCGAGTCGTCGTCGAGGCCGCCGTCCCCGTGTACGACGTCGGGACCGCCGACGAAGCCGTCCGGATCGCGATCTCGAAGACCGGCGAGATGCTGAATCCGGACCTCAGCTACGTGGAGATCGACACCGGGACCCGCACGTCGCCCGCGGGAGAGGAGCTGCCGCCGGCGTTCGTGGCCGCCGACGAGGCGCTCGTCGCGCTCGAGCTCAGCATGGACGTGTTCAACGTCGAACGCGCCGAACACGCCAGTCGGGTCGCGCGAAAGGAGATCGGCCAGCGACTCCGAAACATCCCGTTAACGGTCCTCGACGTCGAGGAGATCGAGTCGGACGAGGAGCGCGAGGACGCGGACGAATCGGACGCCCCGGACGAGGAGCCGTAG
- a CDS encoding UPF0058 family protein → MKKQELIHLHGLLAEVRKQCEFWNEDIDLEAYEELGVKPTSIHKSKTDHKAAVFKLTEGITEPMEESESEPLAPTAD, encoded by the coding sequence ATGAAGAAGCAGGAGCTCATCCATCTTCACGGCCTTCTCGCGGAGGTACGAAAACAGTGCGAGTTCTGGAACGAGGATATCGACCTCGAGGCCTACGAGGAACTCGGCGTCAAACCGACATCAATTCACAAGTCGAAAACAGACCACAAAGCGGCCGTTTTTAAGCTGACCGAGGGGATCACGGAGCCGATGGAGGAGTCCGAATCGGAGCCGCTGGCCCCGACCGCAGACTGA
- a CDS encoding transcription initiation factor IIB — translation MTETRTRDYGGETEQERTTRNRAVETESAEEESTAAERTTTCPECGGSLISDTEHGETVCDDCGLVVEQDSVDRGPEWRAFNSGERDSKSRVGAPTTNMMHDKGLSTNIGWQDKDAYGKSLSSRQRQKMQRLRTWNERFRTRDSKERNLKQALGEIDRMASALGLPDNVRETASVIYRRALSEDLLPGRSIEGVATASLYAAARQVGNPRSLDEFTAVSRVDKMELTRTYRYVIRELGLRVQPADPESYVPRFVSRLELSEETQRLARELLDGAKESGITSGKSPVGLAASAVYAAALLSNEKVTQSQVSEVADISEVTIRNRYKELLEASEGVAA, via the coding sequence ATGACAGAAACACGCACGCGAGACTACGGCGGAGAAACGGAACAAGAGCGAACGACTCGGAACCGAGCGGTCGAGACGGAGTCGGCCGAAGAGGAGTCGACGGCGGCGGAGCGGACCACGACCTGCCCGGAGTGCGGCGGGAGCCTCATCAGTGATACGGAGCACGGCGAAACGGTGTGTGACGACTGCGGGCTCGTCGTCGAGCAGGACTCGGTCGACCGCGGGCCGGAGTGGCGCGCGTTCAACTCCGGCGAGCGGGACAGCAAGTCCCGCGTCGGCGCCCCGACGACGAACATGATGCACGACAAGGGGCTCTCGACGAACATCGGCTGGCAGGACAAAGACGCCTACGGCAAGTCGCTGTCCAGCCGCCAGCGTCAGAAGATGCAGCGGCTCCGCACCTGGAACGAGCGGTTCCGCACCCGCGACTCCAAGGAACGGAATCTCAAGCAGGCGCTGGGCGAGATCGACCGCATGGCCTCGGCGCTCGGCCTCCCGGACAACGTCCGCGAGACCGCGTCGGTCATCTACCGCCGCGCGCTGAGCGAGGACCTGCTCCCCGGCCGCTCCATCGAGGGCGTCGCGACTGCCTCGCTGTACGCGGCCGCCCGGCAGGTGGGGAACCCGCGGAGCTTGGACGAGTTCACCGCCGTCTCCCGCGTCGACAAGATGGAGCTCACCCGGACGTACCGTTACGTCATCCGCGAGCTCGGCCTCCGCGTCCAGCCCGCTGACCCCGAGAGCTACGTCCCGCGGTTCGTCTCGCGGCTGGAGCTCTCCGAGGAGACGCAGCGGCTTGCCCGCGAGCTCCTCGACGGCGCGAAGGAGTCCGGCATCACGAGCGGGAAGTCACCGGTCGGGCTCGCCGCGTCCGCGGTGTACGCGGCCGCGCTCCTCTCGAACGAGAAGGTGACACAGAGCCAGGTGTCGGAGGTCGCCGACATCAGCGAGGTCACCATCCGGAACCGGTACAAAGAGCTCCTCGAAGCGAGCGAGGGAGTGGCGGCCTGA
- a CDS encoding mechanosensitive ion channel domain-containing protein has translation MKRPIALGAVALGVVAAVLGTVVGTTGVLDGWPDLIGYSATLVVGRALLVFAVGALLYGSYRLAVGVLMRSANKRRAYNTRNLLRLVFGFVGTVATLAVLTENWLGLLFSLGVIGFAVTFALQQPLLSLIAWVYITVKQPYGVGDRVRIDDAKGDVIGVDFLVTTLWEINGELVTTNQPSGRVVTVPNSVVLSSNVVNFGGGGSPYVWNEIGIQVAYETDLDFAREVMAEEASDLLGDEMAAGIAAYREALAETPVELEVHDRPTVNVTQGESWVELRVRYLTHPRQGQRVKNRLYERILERFNDAPDRVAFPVSRSR, from the coding sequence GTGAAACGCCCAATCGCGCTCGGCGCCGTCGCGCTCGGCGTCGTCGCCGCCGTCCTCGGGACGGTGGTGGGGACCACCGGCGTCCTCGACGGGTGGCCCGACCTGATCGGCTACTCCGCGACGCTCGTCGTCGGCCGGGCGCTGCTCGTTTTCGCGGTGGGGGCGCTTTTGTACGGGTCGTACCGCCTCGCAGTCGGGGTGTTGATGCGATCGGCGAACAAGCGGCGCGCGTACAACACGCGCAACCTCCTCCGGCTCGTCTTCGGCTTCGTGGGGACGGTCGCGACGCTCGCGGTGTTGACCGAGAACTGGCTCGGACTCCTGTTCTCGCTCGGGGTCATCGGCTTCGCGGTCACGTTCGCGCTCCAGCAGCCGCTCCTCTCGCTCATCGCGTGGGTGTACATCACGGTGAAACAGCCGTACGGCGTCGGCGACCGCGTCCGGATCGACGACGCGAAGGGGGACGTGATCGGGGTCGACTTCCTCGTGACGACGCTGTGGGAGATCAACGGTGAGCTCGTCACGACGAACCAGCCCTCCGGGCGGGTGGTGACGGTGCCCAACAGCGTGGTGCTCTCCTCGAACGTCGTCAACTTCGGCGGGGGCGGCTCCCCCTACGTGTGGAACGAGATCGGGATTCAGGTCGCCTACGAGACCGACCTTGACTTCGCGCGAGAGGTGATGGCCGAGGAGGCGAGCGACCTGCTCGGCGACGAGATGGCCGCCGGCATCGCGGCGTACCGAGAGGCGCTCGCCGAGACGCCGGTGGAGCTGGAGGTGCACGACCGCCCGACGGTGAACGTGACGCAGGGCGAGTCGTGGGTGGAGCTCCGCGTGCGCTACCTCACCCACCCGCGTCAGGGACAGCGCGTGAAAAACCGGCTGTACGAGCGGATCCTCGAGCGGTTCAACGACGCGCCCGACCGCGTGGCGTTCCCGGTGAGTCGGAGCCGGTAG
- a CDS encoding Zn-dependent hydrolase → MNLPVDAHRLRADIEANAAFGRVEYDDPAKHGRTNPTGSEANRAARDRLVERMEAAGLDVAVDAVGNVLGTWVPDSADPTAAPAVSGSHLDSVPEGGIFDGPLGTYAALEAVRALQEAEVEPSRPVGVVSFTEEEGGTFGDGLLGSAVATGVTDAEDALALENDAGETLGEALDRIGYRGDDAIDPADWAAFYELHVEQDTVLEAADADAGVVTTITGITHCEVRIEGEANHAGATAMGDRTDALAAASEFVLDVEAAANAVVDELSASAVGTVGSLSVSPNATNVVPGRVEAGVDVRDVEAESMETIVAAAREALARLERERGVETAFERPFNVAPTPMSDRLRKAAHAAAADAGRTAIDLHSGAAHDAMRVARVTDASLLFAPSRDGISHNPREWTDWEDCAAATEVLAGAVARAAVDGE, encoded by the coding sequence ATGAACCTGCCAGTCGACGCCCACCGCCTCCGTGCGGACATCGAGGCGAACGCGGCGTTCGGTCGAGTCGAGTACGACGACCCGGCGAAACACGGGCGGACGAATCCGACCGGGAGCGAGGCGAACCGCGCCGCCCGAGACCGGCTGGTGGAACGCATGGAGGCGGCCGGCCTCGACGTCGCCGTCGATGCGGTCGGGAACGTCCTCGGGACGTGGGTCCCCGACTCCGCGGACCCGACGGCCGCCCCCGCCGTGAGCGGGAGCCACCTCGACAGCGTCCCCGAGGGCGGGATCTTCGACGGCCCGCTCGGAACGTACGCCGCGCTTGAGGCCGTGCGCGCGTTACAGGAGGCGGAGGTCGAACCGTCGCGCCCTGTGGGCGTCGTCAGCTTCACCGAGGAGGAGGGCGGGACCTTCGGGGACGGCCTGCTCGGTTCGGCGGTGGCGACCGGCGTGACGGACGCCGAGGACGCGCTCGCGCTCGAGAACGACGCCGGCGAGACGCTGGGCGAGGCGCTCGACCGGATCGGCTACCGCGGCGACGACGCGATCGACCCCGCGGACTGGGCGGCCTTTTACGAGCTCCACGTGGAGCAGGACACCGTCCTAGAGGCGGCGGACGCCGACGCCGGCGTGGTGACGACGATCACCGGGATCACCCACTGCGAGGTGCGGATCGAGGGTGAGGCGAACCACGCCGGCGCGACCGCGATGGGCGACCGGACCGACGCGCTCGCGGCCGCGAGCGAGTTCGTCCTCGACGTGGAGGCGGCCGCGAACGCGGTCGTCGACGAGTTGAGCGCCTCCGCGGTCGGCACCGTCGGGTCGCTCTCCGTCTCACCGAACGCGACGAACGTCGTCCCCGGGCGCGTCGAGGCCGGCGTCGACGTGCGGGACGTCGAGGCCGAGTCGATGGAGACGATCGTCGCGGCCGCTCGCGAGGCGCTCGCCCGCCTGGAGCGCGAGCGCGGCGTCGAGACCGCGTTCGAGCGCCCCTTCAACGTGGCGCCCACGCCGATGAGCGACCGTCTCCGGAAGGCCGCCCACGCCGCCGCGGCCGACGCGGGGCGGACCGCGATCGACCTCCACTCCGGCGCGGCGCACGACGCGATGCGCGTCGCCCGCGTCACCGACGCCTCCCTGCTGTTCGCGCCCTCGCGAGACGGGATCTCACACAACCCCCGAGAGTGGACCGACTGGGAGGACTGCGCCGCCGCGACCGAGGTGCTGGCGGGAGCCGTGGCGCGGGCCGCGGTCGACGGGGAGTAG
- a CDS encoding PLDc N-terminal domain-containing protein, which yields MSPILLQEALAGGIALLFGLLVLLVQIGIIIWIYTDAQQRSDQPAFLWAIVAFLAPLLGLVLYFIIGRNR from the coding sequence ATGTCCCCGATACTGCTTCAAGAGGCGCTGGCCGGCGGGATCGCCCTCCTGTTCGGTCTGCTGGTGCTGCTCGTACAGATCGGAATCATCATCTGGATCTACACGGACGCGCAGCAGCGCAGCGACCAGCCCGCGTTCCTGTGGGCCATCGTCGCCTTCCTCGCGCCGCTGCTCGGGCTCGTGCTGTACTTCATCATCGGTCGGAACCGATAG
- a CDS encoding sodium:calcium antiporter encodes MLGWGLSDGSVLHLAVIAVATGAIWIGSSWLEEAAETLSGYYGLPAVVQGSIVVAVGSSFPEFASVVVTAATGIFDMGVGALVGSAIFNILVIPGLSGFGAADDLEASRAIVYKEAQFYMIAVSALVVTFSLAVIYFPVSSDPIVGELTRPVAAIPLMLYGLYLFIQYQDVDDAGIDRIREGVSIRREWGKLAAGLLVIGVAVERLVASVESLGSAFGVPEFLAGVTIVAAATSLPDALVSVRTAREGRGGTSLGNVLGSNTFDLLVAIPVGVLIVGSVDVNFSTAVPMLGVLTVATVLLFAALRTDLSLTERESSVLLVAYLLFIAWVVAETVGATSLLRGV; translated from the coding sequence ATGCTCGGTTGGGGCCTCTCGGACGGGTCGGTCCTCCACCTCGCCGTGATCGCTGTCGCGACCGGCGCCATCTGGATCGGGAGCAGCTGGCTGGAGGAGGCCGCGGAGACGCTCTCGGGATACTACGGGTTGCCGGCGGTGGTACAGGGGTCGATCGTCGTCGCCGTCGGATCGAGCTTCCCGGAGTTCGCGAGCGTCGTCGTCACCGCGGCCACCGGGATATTCGACATGGGCGTGGGGGCGCTCGTCGGCTCCGCGATCTTCAACATCCTCGTCATTCCGGGGCTCTCCGGGTTCGGCGCCGCCGACGACCTCGAGGCCAGTCGCGCGATCGTGTACAAGGAGGCGCAGTTCTACATGATCGCCGTGTCGGCGCTCGTCGTCACCTTCTCGCTCGCGGTCATCTACTTCCCCGTCTCGTCGGACCCGATCGTCGGGGAACTGACTCGGCCCGTCGCGGCGATCCCGCTGATGCTGTACGGGCTCTACCTGTTCATCCAGTACCAAGACGTCGACGACGCGGGGATCGATCGGATCCGGGAAGGGGTATCGATCCGGCGCGAGTGGGGGAAGCTCGCGGCCGGGTTGCTCGTCATCGGCGTCGCCGTCGAGCGGCTGGTCGCGTCGGTCGAGTCGCTCGGGTCGGCGTTCGGTGTGCCGGAGTTCCTCGCCGGCGTCACGATCGTCGCGGCGGCGACGAGCCTCCCGGACGCCCTCGTGAGCGTCCGGACGGCGCGCGAAGGGCGGGGCGGGACGAGCCTCGGGAACGTGCTGGGGTCGAACACGTTCGACCTGCTCGTCGCCATCCCGGTCGGGGTGTTGATCGTCGGGAGCGTCGACGTGAACTTCTCGACCGCCGTCCCGATGCTGGGCGTGCTCACCGTCGCGACCGTGTTGCTGTTCGCGGCGCTCCGGACGGACCTGTCGCTCACCGAACGAGAGTCGTCGGTGCTGCTGGTCGCGTACCTCCTGTTTATCGCGTGGGTGGTCGCAGAAACGGTCGGTGCGACGAGCCTGTTGCGGGGCGTGTAG
- the malQ gene encoding 4-alpha-glucanotransferase — protein sequence MRFDRSAGVFCHVTSLPGRHGIGDLGDGAAAFLSFLGDADVDYWQICPVGPTTDGAGESPYQSPSAFAGNPLLIDLDGLAADGWLDEADLEPAPEFPTDRVDYAAVREYKLPLLRTAFERFDEEAGEEAEADLDAFREREPWLADYALFRALSEARDEDTWVEWPEPLRTRDPEALAEARERHATEVRFREFVQWTFDRQWRDMRAVAAEEGVSIVGDVPIYVALDSADVWANPEAFRLDESNRPTAVAGVPPNPGDDGQRWGNPVYDWERLAERDYDWWIARFRRLFDLADVARLDHFLGFVKYWAIPADRDDPAAGEWRAGPGRDLFETVERELGQTPFIAEDLGFEEPAMDELMAEFGFPGMRVPQYADWCQEGNPYQPMHYPEGVVGYTSTHDTDTWVGYFEDLPERQRDCFRYNVGADGDREVEWEIIDEVWGSEAVLAMTTVQDLLGLGSEARFNEPGTIDGNWEWRVTRDALDDAVADRLWDLAGRHVR from the coding sequence ATGCGATTCGATCGCTCCGCCGGCGTGTTCTGTCACGTCACCTCGCTACCGGGACGGCACGGGATCGGCGATCTCGGGGACGGCGCCGCCGCGTTCCTCTCGTTCCTCGGTGACGCCGACGTCGACTACTGGCAGATCTGCCCGGTCGGCCCGACGACGGACGGCGCCGGGGAGTCGCCGTACCAGTCGCCGTCGGCGTTCGCCGGCAACCCGCTCCTGATCGACCTCGACGGGCTCGCCGCCGACGGCTGGCTCGACGAGGCCGACCTCGAACCGGCGCCGGAGTTCCCGACCGACAGGGTCGACTACGCTGCGGTTCGGGAGTACAAGCTCCCGCTGTTGCGCACCGCCTTCGAGCGGTTCGACGAGGAGGCCGGGGAGGAGGCGGAAGCCGACCTCGACGCCTTCCGCGAGCGCGAGCCGTGGCTCGCCGACTACGCGCTGTTCCGGGCGCTCTCCGAGGCCCGCGACGAGGACACCTGGGTCGAGTGGCCGGAGCCGCTCCGGACGCGCGACCCCGAGGCGCTCGCGGAGGCTCGCGAGCGACACGCGACGGAGGTCCGGTTCCGGGAGTTCGTTCAGTGGACGTTCGACCGGCAGTGGCGCGACATGCGGGCCGTCGCGGCCGAGGAGGGCGTCTCGATCGTCGGCGACGTGCCGATCTACGTCGCGCTCGACTCGGCGGACGTGTGGGCGAACCCGGAGGCGTTCCGGCTCGACGAGTCGAACCGCCCGACCGCGGTCGCCGGCGTCCCGCCGAACCCGGGCGACGACGGACAGCGCTGGGGGAACCCCGTCTACGACTGGGAGCGGCTCGCCGAGCGCGACTACGACTGGTGGATCGCCCGGTTCCGCCGGCTGTTCGACCTCGCGGACGTGGCGCGGCTCGACCACTTCCTCGGGTTCGTGAAGTACTGGGCGATCCCGGCCGACCGCGACGACCCGGCGGCCGGCGAGTGGCGGGCGGGGCCGGGCCGCGACCTGTTCGAGACGGTGGAGCGCGAGCTGGGCCAGACGCCCTTTATCGCCGAGGACCTCGGCTTCGAGGAGCCGGCGATGGACGAGCTGATGGCCGAGTTCGGCTTCCCGGGGATGCGCGTCCCGCAGTACGCCGACTGGTGTCAGGAGGGGAACCCGTACCAGCCGATGCACTACCCCGAGGGCGTCGTCGGCTACACGTCGACCCACGACACGGACACGTGGGTCGGCTACTTCGAGGACCTCCCCGAGCGGCAGCGCGACTGCTTCCGGTACAACGTCGGCGCGGACGGCGACCGCGAGGTCGAGTGGGAGATCATCGACGAGGTGTGGGGCTCCGAGGCGGTGCTCGCGATGACGACGGTGCAGGACCTGCTCGGGCTCGGCAGCGAGGCGCGGTTCAACGAGCCGGGGACGATCGACGGCAACTGGGAGTGGCGCGTGACCCGCGACGCGCTCGACGACGCCGTCGCCGACCGGCTGTGGGACCTCGCCGGACGCCACGTGCGGTAG